A single genomic interval of Clostridium facile harbors:
- the rpsG gene encoding 30S ribosomal protein S7: MPRRGKIAKRDVLPDPLYSSKLVTRLINSVMLDGKKGVAQKIVYGAFDIVKEKTEKDPLEAFQEAMENIMPVLEVKARRVGGATYQVPMEVRPERRQTLGLRWITLYARQRNEKTMKERLAGEIMDALNNTGGACKKRDDTHKMAEANKAFAHYRW, translated from the coding sequence GTGCCAAGAAGAGGTAAAATTGCAAAACGTGATGTTTTGCCAGATCCACTTTATAGCTCTAAACTGGTAACACGTTTGATCAACAGCGTTATGCTGGATGGTAAAAAAGGTGTTGCACAGAAAATTGTTTACGGTGCATTCGATATTGTAAAAGAAAAAACTGAAAAAGATCCTTTGGAAGCTTTTCAGGAAGCAATGGAAAATATCATGCCTGTATTGGAAGTAAAAGCCCGCCGTGTAGGTGGTGCTACTTACCAGGTACCAATGGAAGTACGTCCAGAGAGACGTCAGACCTTAGGTTTGAGATGGATCACCTTGTATGCTCGTCAGAGAAATGAAAAAACCATGAAAGAACGCCTTGCAGGTGAAATCATGGATGCTCTGAACAACACAGGTGGAGCATGCAAAAAACGTGATGATACTCACAAAATGGCGGAAGCTAACAAAGCTTTTGCTCACTACAGATGGTAA
- a CDS encoding exonuclease SbcCD subunit D: MKLVHTSDWHIGRSLNGYSLLEDQRYFLSQLVDFLVEYRADALLISGDLYDRAIPSAQAVQLVDEFLTEVVLRRNIKTFIIAGNHDSPERLSFSNRFLESSGLYMQGNLQREIKKIPLVCGDEAVVIWMLPYFHPAQVRELYPEEKIIGYQQAAEKIASLISPSPNTLNLLMAHGFYLNGSAKDSCLYSESEYSVGGSDLIDLGVFPKFDYVALGHLHAPQSAGANGFYSGSPLKYSLSEEKQKKGIVLLEIQNKTIQQSLHSFQTLRDVRKIQGKFQELMLQQSDDYVFVELLDQKYVLNAMEQLRVRFPNILGMHYSSLEYQQPLLEGEEPALSQSPKDILKKFYLETVGNEMTQQEEQLVDQILLQLDQGGKP; the protein is encoded by the coding sequence ATGAAACTGGTACATACTTCGGACTGGCATATTGGGCGTTCCTTGAATGGATACAGCCTATTGGAGGACCAGCGCTATTTTTTATCCCAGCTGGTGGATTTTCTCGTAGAATATAGGGCTGACGCTCTGTTGATTTCGGGGGATTTATATGACCGCGCCATCCCTTCTGCTCAGGCGGTTCAGCTGGTGGATGAATTTTTGACTGAAGTAGTGTTGCGGCGAAACATTAAAACGTTTATCATTGCTGGAAACCACGATTCACCCGAGCGCCTTTCGTTCTCCAACCGGTTTTTAGAATCTTCTGGCTTGTATATGCAGGGGAACCTACAACGGGAAATCAAAAAAATTCCCCTTGTCTGTGGGGATGAAGCAGTCGTTATTTGGATGCTGCCTTATTTCCATCCAGCCCAAGTGCGGGAACTGTATCCGGAAGAAAAGATCATCGGCTACCAGCAAGCTGCGGAAAAAATTGCTTCTTTGATATCGCCTTCCCCTAATACGCTTAACTTATTGATGGCACACGGCTTTTATTTGAATGGCAGTGCCAAAGATAGCTGCTTATACTCCGAGTCGGAATATTCGGTAGGGGGGAGCGATTTAATTGATTTAGGGGTATTTCCCAAGTTTGATTATGTGGCATTAGGGCATCTGCACGCTCCCCAGTCCGCTGGGGCAAATGGTTTTTACAGCGGTTCCCCTTTGAAATATTCCTTAAGCGAGGAAAAACAAAAAAAAGGGATTGTTTTGCTGGAAATTCAAAATAAGACCATCCAACAATCCTTGCACTCATTTCAAACCTTGCGGGATGTGCGCAAGATACAGGGAAAATTCCAGGAATTGATGTTGCAGCAATCGGACGATTATGTGTTTGTAGAATTGTTGGATCAGAAGTATGTTTTAAACGCAATGGAACAGTTGCGTGTCCGATTTCCCAATATTTTGGGGATGCACTATAGTTCTTTGGAATACCAGCAGCCTTTATTGGAAGGGGAAGAACCGGCTTTATCCCAATCTCCAAAGGATATTTTAAAAAAATTTTATCTGGAAACAGTAGGGAATGAAATGACCCAACAGGAGGAACAATTGGTAGATCAGATACTTCTACAATTAGACCAAGGAGGGAAGCCATGA
- the tuf gene encoding elongation factor Tu, producing the protein MAKAKFERNKPHVNIGTIGHVDHGKTTLTAAITKTLALKGQAQYEAYDMIDKAPEERERGITINTAHVEYETDKRHYAHVDCPGHADYVKNMITGAAQMDGAILVVSAADGPMPQTREHILLSRQVGVPYIVVFMNKADQVDDPEFLDLVEMEIRDLLNEYEFPGDDTPIIKGSALKALEAPDDLSDPAYAPIIELMDAVDDYIPTPERKSDLPFLMPVEDVFTITGRGTVATGRVERGQLNTGDEVEIIGLTEERGKTVVTGIEMFRKILDYAEAGDNIGALLRGIQRSDIERGQVLCKPGTIHPHTKFKGQVYILKKEEGGRHTPFFNNYRPQFYFRTTDVTGVISLPEGTEMCMPGDNVTMDVELITPIAIEEGLRFAIREGGRTVGSGVVSAINE; encoded by the coding sequence ATGGCAAAAGCTAAATTTGAAAGAAATAAGCCACACGTTAATATTGGTACAATCGGTCACGTTGACCATGGTAAAACAACATTAACTGCTGCTATTACAAAAACTCTGGCTCTGAAAGGTCAAGCTCAATACGAAGCTTACGATATGATCGACAAAGCCCCAGAAGAAAGAGAACGTGGTATCACAATCAACACTGCTCACGTTGAATATGAAACCGACAAACGCCACTACGCTCACGTTGACTGCCCAGGACATGCTGACTACGTTAAAAACATGATCACTGGTGCTGCTCAGATGGACGGTGCTATCCTGGTTGTATCCGCTGCTGACGGCCCAATGCCTCAGACTCGTGAACACATCCTGCTGTCCCGTCAGGTAGGCGTTCCTTACATCGTTGTATTCATGAACAAAGCTGACCAAGTTGACGATCCAGAATTCTTAGATTTGGTTGAAATGGAAATCCGTGACCTGTTGAATGAATATGAATTCCCAGGCGACGATACTCCAATCATCAAAGGTTCCGCTCTGAAAGCTTTGGAAGCTCCAGATGATCTGAGCGATCCAGCTTATGCTCCAATCATTGAACTGATGGATGCTGTTGATGATTATATTCCAACTCCAGAACGTAAATCTGACCTGCCATTCTTGATGCCTGTAGAAGACGTATTCACCATCACAGGCCGTGGTACAGTTGCTACTGGTAGAGTTGAAAGAGGTCAATTGAACACTGGTGACGAAGTTGAAATCATTGGTTTGACTGAAGAAAGAGGCAAAACTGTTGTTACAGGTATCGAAATGTTCCGTAAAATTCTGGACTATGCTGAAGCTGGTGACAACATCGGTGCATTGCTGCGTGGTATCCAACGTTCTGACATCGAAAGAGGTCAAGTTCTGTGTAAACCAGGTACCATCCACCCACACACCAAATTTAAAGGCCAAGTATACATTCTGAAAAAAGAAGAAGGTGGCCGTCATACTCCATTCTTCAACAACTACAGACCACAGTTCTACTTCAGAACAACTGACGTAACTGGTGTTATCTCTTTACCAGAAGGCACAGAAATGTGTATGCCTGGCGATAACGTAACAATGGACGTTGAACTGATCACTCCAATCGCTATTGAAGAAGGTCTGCGTTTCGCTATCCGTGAAGGTGGCCGTACAGTAGGTTCCGGCGTAGTTTCCGCTATCAACGAATAA
- the fusA gene encoding elongation factor G: MPRDVSLEMTRNIGIMAHIDAGKTTTTERILYYTGINRKIGETHDGAATMDWMEQEQERGITITSAATTAYWNKHRINIIDTPGHVDFTVEVERSLRVLDGSVTVFCAKGGVEPQSETVWRQADNYGVPRMAYVNKMDIMGADFYNVVDMMLNRLKCNAVPIQLPIGVEDTFKGLIDLVEMKAYIYEDDLGNVIDEEGIPADMQEKADEYRAKLLEAVAEVDEDLMMKYLDGEELTVDEIKAAIRKGTIANQMVPVTCGTSYRNKGVQKLLDAIVDYMPSPVDVPAIKGTDPDTGEEVVKHSSDEEPFAALAFKIATDPYVGKLCFFRVYSGTVDAGSTVYNSVKGKSERIGRILQMHANHRKDIETVYAGDIAAAVGLKNTGTGDTLCDPKAPVILESMEFPEPVISLAIEPKTKAGSEKMGIALAKLAEEDPTFRTYTNEETGQTIIAGMGELHLEIIVDRLLREFKVEANVGAPQVSYKETIRRKYDIDHKYARQSGGKGQYGHVKMIIEPNESGKGYEFINNIVGGAIPKEYIPAVDAGIQGAMEAGVLAGFQVVDVKVTLYDGSYHEVDSSEMAFKIAASQAFKEAMRKADPVILEPIMKVVVIVPEDYMGDVIGDLNSRRGQIQGMESRNGAQEINAFVPLSEMFGYSNDLRSKTQGRGQYSMEPSHYVEVPKSISEKIMSSRAKNAD; encoded by the coding sequence ATGCCAAGAGACGTATCTCTAGAAATGACTAGAAATATTGGTATCATGGCTCACATTGACGCAGGTAAAACCACTACCACTGAGCGTATCCTGTACTATACAGGTATTAACCGTAAAATCGGTGAAACTCATGATGGTGCTGCTACAATGGACTGGATGGAGCAGGAACAGGAAAGAGGTATTACTATTACTTCTGCTGCTACTACTGCATACTGGAATAAGCATCGTATCAATATTATCGACACTCCTGGACACGTTGACTTTACTGTAGAAGTAGAGCGTTCTTTGCGTGTACTGGATGGTTCCGTTACTGTTTTCTGTGCCAAAGGTGGTGTAGAACCTCAGTCTGAAACTGTATGGCGCCAGGCTGACAACTACGGCGTTCCACGTATGGCTTACGTGAACAAAATGGACATCATGGGTGCTGATTTCTACAACGTAGTTGACATGATGCTCAACCGTCTGAAATGTAACGCTGTTCCAATCCAGCTGCCAATCGGGGTGGAAGATACTTTCAAAGGTTTGATTGACCTGGTTGAAATGAAAGCTTACATTTATGAAGACGATCTGGGTAATGTAATCGACGAAGAAGGCATTCCAGCTGATATGCAGGAAAAAGCGGATGAATACCGCGCAAAACTGTTAGAAGCGGTTGCTGAAGTGGATGAAGACTTAATGATGAAATACCTGGATGGCGAAGAATTAACAGTTGATGAAATCAAAGCTGCTATTCGTAAAGGTACTATTGCAAACCAGATGGTTCCTGTAACCTGTGGTACTTCTTACCGTAACAAAGGGGTTCAGAAACTGTTGGACGCAATTGTTGATTATATGCCATCCCCAGTAGATGTACCAGCTATTAAAGGTACTGACCCTGATACAGGCGAAGAAGTTGTAAAACATTCTTCTGATGAAGAACCATTTGCAGCTTTGGCATTTAAAATCGCAACCGACCCATATGTAGGTAAACTGTGTTTCTTCCGCGTTTATTCCGGTACTGTTGATGCAGGTTCTACTGTATACAACTCTGTAAAAGGAAAATCCGAAAGAATTGGCCGTATCCTGCAAATGCACGCAAACCACAGAAAAGATATCGAAACTGTTTACGCAGGGGATATCGCTGCTGCTGTAGGTTTGAAAAATACCGGTACTGGTGATACTCTGTGTGATCCTAAGGCTCCAGTTATTCTGGAATCCATGGAATTCCCAGAACCAGTTATCAGCTTGGCAATTGAGCCAAAAACAAAAGCAGGTTCCGAAAAAATGGGTATCGCTTTGGCAAAACTGGCAGAAGAAGACCCAACTTTCAGAACTTATACAAACGAAGAAACCGGCCAGACAATTATTGCTGGTATGGGTGAGCTCCACTTGGAAATTATTGTTGACCGTTTGCTCCGCGAATTTAAAGTAGAAGCAAATGTTGGTGCTCCTCAGGTATCTTACAAAGAAACCATCCGCCGTAAATACGACATTGACCATAAATATGCTCGTCAATCCGGTGGTAAAGGTCAATACGGTCATGTTAAGATGATCATCGAACCAAATGAATCCGGTAAAGGTTACGAATTCATTAACAACATTGTTGGTGGTGCAATTCCAAAAGAATACATCCCAGCAGTTGACGCAGGTATCCAAGGTGCTATGGAAGCAGGCGTATTGGCTGGCTTCCAGGTAGTAGACGTAAAAGTTACCTTGTACGATGGTTCTTACCATGAAGTTGACTCCTCTGAAATGGCATTTAAGATTGCTGCTTCTCAGGCTTTCAAAGAAGCAATGAGAAAAGCAGACCCAGTTATTTTGGAACCAATTATGAAAGTAGTTGTTATTGTTCCAGAAGATTACATGGGTGATGTTATTGGTGACTTGAACTCCCGTCGTGGTCAAATCCAGGGTATGGAAAGCAGAAACGGTGCGCAAGAAATTAACGCATTTGTTCCTCTTTCTGAAATGTTTGGTTATTCTAACGACCTGCGTTCTAAAACTCAGGGCCGTGGCCAATACTCCATGGAACCTAGCCACTATGTTGAAGTTCCAAAATCCATTTCCGAGAAGATTATGAGCTCTAGGGCTAAAAATGCTGACTAA
- the rpoC gene encoding DNA-directed RNA polymerase subunit beta', whose translation MEFNVFESIKIGLASPDQIREWSYGEVKKPETINYRTLKPERDGLFCERIFGPTKDWECHCGKYKRLRYKGKVCEKCGVEVTRAKVRRERMGHIELAAPVSHIWYFKGIPSRMGLLLDISPRRLEEILYFAKYIVIDPGNTVLEKGQMLTEKEYDDMREKYEDDFRAGMGAEAIKELLQEVDFDVLSKQLKDEIENSTGQKRVKAIRRLEVVDAFKHSGNRPEWMIMDVIPVIPPDIRPMVQLDGGRFATSDLNDLYRRVINRNNRLKRLLELNAPDIIVRNEKRMLQEAVDALIDNGRRGRPVTGPNNRPLKSLSDMLKGKQGRFRQNLLGKRVDYSGRSVIVVGPELKMYQCGLPKEMALELFKPFVMKRLVETGVSNNIKSARKMVERAKTEVWDALETVIKGHPVLLNRAPTLHRLGIQAFEPVLVEGKALKLHPLVCTAYNADFDGDQMAVHVPLSAEAQAEARFLMLAANNLLKPSDGRPVAVPTQDMVLGSYYLTLRKEGDKGTGKVFRDYNEAVMAYNEGDVTLHAPIKVKVTRTVGDKVVSRLIDATVGQIIFNQPIPQDLGFVDRTNPEQQFDLEITFKVGKKQLGDIVSRCIAKHGVATTSEVLDKIKAQGYKYSTKSAITVAVCDAVIPPQKQQYLEEADAQIEKITKQYRRGMLSNEERYNRVIETWDVTTKKVSDALTANLDDYNPIYMMADSGARGSINQIRQLAGMRGLIANTSGTTIEIPIKANYREGLNILEYFISSRGARKGLADTALRTADSGYLTRRLVDVSQEVIIRQNDCGTSNGIEVYEIREGNEIIEPLYERLTGRYLVEDCVDPKTGELLQSKDKMMTEEDAKRLVAAGITHIHIRSILTCESELGICAKCYGANLAKGSTVAIGEAVGIIAAQSIGEPGTQLTMRTFHTGGIASAEDITQGLPRVEELFEGRRPKNSAIIAEISGKVRMEEIKRTRHIFVTNSNGEERDYAIPFGFRIKVEDGEEITAGAPLTEGPINPHDVLAVKGEQAVQNYLISEVQKTYRMQGVDINDKHIEVIVRQMMRKVRVDDPGDSNLLPDTVIERSEMIATRRKMKQQMEESGVELKMPTFIPVLLGITKASLATESFLSAASFQETTRVLTDAAIKGKVDPLIGLKENVIIGKLVPAGTGLSCYQNVEVIENDKNSLDKTTL comes from the coding sequence ATGGAATTTAATGTGTTTGAATCAATTAAAATTGGTCTGGCTTCTCCTGATCAGATCAGGGAATGGTCTTATGGCGAGGTAAAAAAACCGGAAACAATTAACTACCGTACCTTAAAACCAGAACGGGACGGTTTGTTCTGTGAACGGATTTTCGGGCCTACAAAGGACTGGGAATGTCACTGTGGTAAGTACAAACGCCTCCGCTATAAAGGGAAAGTATGTGAAAAATGTGGCGTTGAAGTCACCCGCGCTAAAGTGCGCCGGGAACGGATGGGGCATATCGAACTGGCTGCCCCAGTTTCCCACATTTGGTATTTTAAAGGCATCCCATCCCGTATGGGCTTGCTGTTGGATATCTCTCCACGCCGTTTGGAAGAAATCCTGTATTTCGCGAAATATATTGTTATCGATCCAGGCAACACCGTATTGGAAAAAGGCCAGATGCTGACCGAAAAAGAATACGATGATATGCGGGAAAAATACGAAGATGATTTCCGCGCTGGTATGGGTGCGGAAGCAATCAAAGAACTGTTGCAGGAAGTAGATTTTGATGTACTCTCCAAACAGTTAAAAGATGAAATCGAAAACTCTACCGGACAAAAACGTGTCAAAGCGATTCGCCGCTTGGAAGTAGTGGATGCGTTCAAACATTCTGGCAACCGTCCAGAATGGATGATTATGGATGTTATCCCAGTAATTCCACCAGATATCCGTCCAATGGTTCAGTTGGATGGTGGACGTTTCGCTACTTCTGACTTGAACGACCTGTATCGCCGTGTAATTAACCGTAACAACCGTTTAAAACGTTTGTTGGAATTGAATGCGCCTGACATCATTGTCCGCAATGAAAAACGGATGTTGCAGGAAGCAGTAGACGCCTTGATTGACAACGGTCGTCGTGGCAGACCGGTAACCGGACCAAATAACCGTCCTTTAAAATCCCTTTCCGATATGTTAAAAGGGAAACAGGGACGTTTCAGACAGAACCTGTTGGGAAAACGTGTTGACTATTCCGGACGTTCTGTTATCGTAGTAGGACCTGAACTGAAAATGTATCAGTGCGGTTTGCCAAAAGAGATGGCTTTGGAACTGTTTAAGCCATTCGTTATGAAACGCTTGGTGGAAACCGGTGTTTCCAACAATATTAAAAGCGCTAGAAAAATGGTAGAACGGGCAAAAACAGAGGTTTGGGATGCTTTGGAAACGGTAATCAAAGGGCATCCAGTTCTGTTAAACCGTGCGCCTACCTTGCATAGATTGGGTATCCAGGCATTTGAACCCGTATTGGTAGAAGGAAAAGCATTAAAGCTGCATCCATTGGTTTGTACAGCGTACAACGCGGACTTCGATGGAGACCAGATGGCTGTCCACGTACCATTGTCCGCGGAAGCCCAGGCAGAAGCACGTTTCTTGATGCTGGCAGCAAACAACCTCTTAAAACCTTCTGATGGACGTCCTGTTGCAGTGCCTACCCAGGATATGGTTTTGGGCTCCTATTATCTGACCTTACGCAAAGAAGGCGACAAAGGAACCGGCAAAGTATTCCGTGATTACAATGAAGCGGTTATGGCATACAATGAAGGGGATGTTACCTTACATGCTCCAATCAAGGTAAAAGTAACTAGAACTGTTGGTGACAAAGTGGTTTCCCGCCTGATTGACGCAACGGTTGGTCAGATTATCTTTAATCAGCCAATTCCACAGGATTTAGGCTTTGTGGACAGAACCAATCCGGAACAGCAGTTTGACCTGGAAATTACCTTTAAAGTCGGCAAAAAACAGTTAGGGGATATTGTAAGCCGTTGTATTGCGAAACATGGGGTTGCCACTACCTCTGAAGTACTGGATAAAATCAAAGCCCAGGGCTATAAATATTCCACCAAGAGTGCCATTACGGTTGCGGTTTGTGATGCGGTTATCCCACCACAAAAACAACAGTATCTGGAAGAAGCGGATGCTCAGATTGAAAAAATCACCAAACAGTACCGTCGTGGTATGCTGTCCAATGAAGAACGTTACAACCGTGTAATTGAAACATGGGATGTTACCACCAAAAAGGTATCCGATGCACTGACCGCTAACCTGGATGATTACAATCCAATCTATATGATGGCGGACTCCGGTGCGCGTGGTAGTATCAACCAGATTAGACAGCTGGCTGGTATGCGTGGCTTGATTGCCAACACATCCGGTACCACCATCGAAATTCCAATCAAAGCGAACTACCGTGAAGGTTTGAACATCTTGGAATACTTTATTTCTTCCCGTGGTGCCCGTAAAGGTTTGGCGGATACCGCATTGAGAACTGCTGACTCTGGTTACTTGACTAGACGTTTGGTTGACGTATCCCAGGAAGTAATCATCCGTCAGAATGACTGTGGTACTTCCAACGGTATTGAAGTATACGAAATTCGGGAAGGCAATGAAATCATCGAACCACTGTACGAACGTTTAACTGGCCGTTATCTGGTAGAAGATTGTGTAGATCCAAAAACTGGTGAACTTCTCCAGTCCAAGGATAAGATGATGACCGAAGAAGACGCAAAACGTTTGGTTGCAGCTGGAATTACTCATATCCACATCCGTTCTATTTTGACCTGTGAATCCGAACTGGGCATTTGTGCGAAATGTTATGGCGCAAACCTGGCAAAAGGCAGCACCGTGGCAATTGGTGAAGCGGTTGGTATTATTGCCGCACAATCCATCGGTGAACCTGGTACCCAGTTGACCATGCGTACCTTCCATACTGGTGGTATCGCATCCGCTGAAGATATTACACAGGGTCTTCCACGTGTTGAAGAGCTATTTGAAGGCAGACGTCCGAAAAACTCCGCTATTATCGCTGAAATCAGTGGTAAAGTTCGCATGGAAGAAATCAAACGCACCCGTCATATCTTTGTGACTAATTCCAACGGGGAAGAAAGAGATTACGCAATTCCATTCGGCTTCCGTATCAAGGTAGAAGATGGTGAAGAAATCACAGCAGGTGCTCCTTTAACAGAAGGTCCAATCAATCCACACGATGTATTGGCAGTAAAAGGCGAGCAGGCTGTACAGAACTACCTGATTTCCGAAGTACAAAAAACTTACCGTATGCAGGGTGTTGATATCAACGATAAACATATCGAGGTTATTGTTCGCCAGATGATGCGTAAAGTTCGTGTGGATGATCCAGGTGACAGCAACCTGTTGCCAGATACCGTAATCGAACGCAGTGAGATGATCGCTACCCGCCGTAAGATGAAACAGCAGATGGAAGAATCTGGCGTAGAATTGAAGATGCCAACCTTTATTCCGGTGCTGCTGGGTATTACCAAAGCATCTTTGGCAACCGAAAGCTTCCTCTCCGCTGCTTCCTTCCAGGAAACAACCAGAGTATTAACCGACGCTGCCATCAAAGGCAAGGTTGACCCATTAATCGGTTTGAAAGAAAATGTTATCATTGGTAAGCTGGTTCCAGCTGGTACAGGCTTATCCTGCTATCAAAATGTAGAAGTAATCGAAAATGATAAAAATTCTCTTGACAAAACCACACTGTAG
- the rpsL gene encoding 30S ribosomal protein S12, with protein MPTFNQLVRKGRHDKETKSNAPALGKRFNSMKKVSTDQSSPQKRGVCTAVRTMTPKKPNSALRKVARVRLSNGIEVTSYIPGEGHNLQEHSVVLIRGGRVKDLPGTRYHIIRGTLDAQGVADRKQARSKYGAKRPKAGK; from the coding sequence ATGCCAACCTTTAACCAGCTTGTTCGTAAAGGCAGACATGACAAAGAGACAAAATCTAACGCTCCAGCATTGGGCAAAAGATTTAACTCCATGAAGAAGGTTTCTACCGATCAGAGTTCTCCACAAAAACGTGGTGTTTGTACCGCGGTAAGAACAATGACCCCTAAAAAACCTAACTCAGCTCTTCGTAAAGTTGCCAGGGTCCGTTTATCCAACGGAATCGAAGTAACATCCTACATTCCAGGGGAAGGACACAACCTTCAGGAACATAGCGTTGTTTTGATCCGTGGCGGACGTGTTAAGGACTTACCAGGTACACGTTACCACATTATCAGAGGAACACTCGACGCTCAGGGAGTTGCTGACAGAAAACAAGCCCGTTCTAAATACGGTGCAAAACGTCCAAAAGCTGGAAAGTAG